ACAGGCCGCCGCCGGCTCAAGCCCACGCGCCAGCGCCGCGATAAACCCGCCGCAGTAACCGTCGCCGCAACCGGTAGTATCCTGCACCACCACCTGCCAGGCAGGAATACGCTGCCCCGGCTGCCCCGACTGGAACAACCACGAACCCCGCTCGCCGTCCTTAAAGATGCAGTTAGCCGCACCCAAATCAACGAAGAACGCCGCAATCGCCTCCGGATCGCTCAACCCGGAAATCGCGGCGGCCTCCTCCAGCGACGGCATAAACCAGTCCACGTACGGCAGCAGCGGCCTCAGCAGCGCCAGCGTATCCGGGCCGGGGGCGATCAGATCGAAACTGGTCACGATGCCGCGTGCCTTTGCCGCTGCCAGCAACAGCGCACTCTGGCCGCCGTCCATTGCCGCCAGCAGACCGCTGCCGCCGTGGTGAAGATAGCGGCAGTCGAGCACCGCGTCAAACTGCGCCTCGCTGACGAACAGATCGTCAGACGCGCCGCGATAATGCAGCGCCGGGCGCTCGCCGTTGGGGCGGATCGGCAGAATGGTCGCCGAGGTTTCCCGCTGCGGGCTGAACTGCAGAAGCGACAGATCGATGCCCAGCCGGCGATAGCTGCTCTGAATCAGGTCACCTTTCTCATCGTCCCCCAGACAGGCCACCGCCGCGGTGCGGATGCCGAGCTTGGCGGCGTTGATATTCGCCCCGGCCGCGGTGCCCGCCGGATTCAGGCGGATCTGCTCGATAAACGCCACGTTGCCGCCCTGCGGAATGGCCTGCACCGGCCGCCCGGCAATATCAAGAATGGTCAGCCCGACAAACACGGCATCAAATTTGGACATGGTTACGCTCCGGAAAAATACCCGCCGCACGGGGCGGGCGTGAAATCAGACGTGCTGCTGGCGAACGCGCGCCTGCCAGAAGGAGACGGCCAGCGCCACCACCAGGATCACCCCGGTCAGCGCATCCTTCACCAGATAGTTTAGCCCCATCAGGTTCAGGCCGTTGTCGACCACCGCCAGAAACAGCACCCCGCCCAGCGTGCCGGCAATGCTGGCGCGGCCAAAGCGGTTAAATGCGGTGCCGATAAACACCGCGGCGATGGCGTCCATCAGATAAGCCTGCCCGGCCAGCGGTGTAAACTGGCGCAGGTTGGCGGAGAGGATCACCCCGCCCACCGCACACAGCGCCGAGGCGGCCACCAGCACCAGCAGCAGGGTACGCGCGTTGCGAATACCGGCAATCCGTGCCGCCTCGCTGTTCTGGCCGATGGCACGCACCCGCTTGCCGAACAGGGTGCGCTCGGTCAGCAGCCACACCGCCAGCCACAGCAGCAGCGCAATCACGATCGGCATCGGGATGCCCCACAGATTGCCTACCGCCAGGTCATGGTACTCCGTCGCCATCCGGCGGTAAGAGATCGCGCCGCCGCCGTCGGTATAGATACGTTCGACGCTGCTGGCAATAAACCAGGTGCCGAGGGTGGCGAGGAACGGCCTGATGCGGAAGACCAGGATCAGCAGGGCGTTAAAGCCACCGATCAGCGCACCGCCAAACAGGGCACAGAGCACCGCCGCCTGCCACGGCAGCCCCCAGGTTTTCAGCGCCACCAGCGCAAAGGCGGCACCAAAGTCCAGCGCCACGCCCACCGACAGGTCAATCGCGCCAGCGCTGACCACCAGCGTCATCGCCATCGCCACGATCAGCAGCACCGCGCTGCCCTGCAGCAGGTTGCCCCAGTTATCCAGCGTCAAAAACACCGGATTGGCCCAGCTGAACAGCACCACCGCCAGCAGCATCAGCAGACCAAAGCCGCCGCGTGACGCTAACGCCAGCAGGTTGTTGCGGTTGCCTGCCGCCGCACTATTTTGCAGGATCTGACTCACTGTGCGCTCCCCCGATTGAGCAAGGCTGGCGCGGCCAGCACCACCAGGATCAGCACGCCTTTAATCGCCCCCATCCAGAAAATATTAACGCCGAGCAGCCCAAGCCCGTTAGACAGCGCGTTGACCAGCACCGCGCCGAGCAGCGCGCCCCAGATGGTCACCACCCGGCGGCGGGAGAATGCCGCGCCGATAAAGGTCGCCAGCACCGTCTCCAGCAGCAGCGGCGTGGCGG
This portion of the Erwinia sp. E602 genome encodes:
- a CDS encoding carbohydrate kinase family protein, encoding MSKFDAVFVGLTILDIAGRPVQAIPQGGNVAFIEQIRLNPAGTAAGANINAAKLGIRTAAVACLGDDEKGDLIQSSYRRLGIDLSLLQFSPQRETSATILPIRPNGERPALHYRGASDDLFVSEAQFDAVLDCRYLHHGGSGLLAAMDGGQSALLLAAAKARGIVTSFDLIAPGPDTLALLRPLLPYVDWFMPSLEEAAAISGLSDPEAIAAFFVDLGAANCIFKDGERGSWLFQSGQPGQRIPAWQVVVQDTTGCGDGYCGGFIAALARGLEPAAACRVASAVAALVATGLGSDAGVVDWDHTEAFMAETPLLG
- a CDS encoding ABC transporter permease, which encodes MLLAVVLFSWANPVFLTLDNWGNLLQGSAVLLIVAMAMTLVVSAGAIDLSVGVALDFGAAFALVALKTWGLPWQAAVLCALFGGALIGGFNALLILVFRIRPFLATLGTWFIASSVERIYTDGGGAISYRRMATEYHDLAVGNLWGIPMPIVIALLLWLAVWLLTERTLFGKRVRAIGQNSEAARIAGIRNARTLLLVLVAASALCAVGGVILSANLRQFTPLAGQAYLMDAIAAVFIGTAFNRFGRASIAGTLGGVLFLAVVDNGLNLMGLNYLVKDALTGVILVVALAVSFWQARVRQQHV